In the Lemur catta isolate mLemCat1 chromosome 22, mLemCat1.pri, whole genome shotgun sequence genome, ACCTTTTCATAAAAGAAACTTCAATAAGGGTCcagacaattttaattttttttaatcaagcaaTGTGGTATTTGAGATGAGTGGGGAATATCCCAGTTGCATGATATTCTGTAAGCCAGCAGCCGCTTCCTCACTGTGGAGACCTGGGAGGAAGCGCATCTCCCCATAATCCACCTGATTGCTCAGCTGTAGGCTCGTAAGACCAGATATCACACGTCCCACCTCCCTCAGGTACTTCCTGTGCAAATGAAAGAAACACTCTAGATTTCACGATTCCGAAAGACAACTGATAATATGTAAATAGATCTGAAAAGAGAGTGAACCTAAAAGCTAAATCAGTCAGGGTCCAGACATGGAAAGGGTCCTCATACCAGGTCGTTCCATGGAGAGAACTGGATATGGGCAGCTGACCATGAATTGTTGGAAAAGCTGGAAACGCAAAGATGGAGCGACGAGGCAACCCTAAAGATAGCCGCAGCTGGAACCCCTACTACCGCATCGTGTGGGGGAAACCAAGGGCAAGTGAGGCTGGCAGGAGCTGCACCTGCAGTGGGACTGCCGGGTGAGAGCTGAGGATGCAGACGCAGGGGCTGTCCTGTGGGgatgagagaagagaaagtgggGGAGAAGTTCCCCAAGTCCACCCTTTCTCCAACCTACCATTCTCCTGGGAGATGCTTGCATTGACTGACACCAGCCAGAAGTCAGGAAGCCTGGAAAGTGTAATTGCATCGCTCCCATTTCACAGAGCAAAGCAGGGAAAGGACAAAGGATGGGTCTGGGCACAAAGAGACAAAGGATATGCCCaaatattaagcaaaatattGTTCAGTCTGCCGTGCTAAAACTGAGTGACCACGTTTGAGTCATTGGCCGTAGGACTGGTAATTTTGACCTTTATTTTGTGAAGCTACAGATTTTATTTCATAAGGCAAAAGTTATACAGTCAATCATTTATGTATGTTCTGTGctgaacattttaaatgcatctgTAACCATTTTCTTTCATGGGCAAGAAGAGAAATGCAAAGTTGGCGCCATAGGCATTAACTCAGTAGATgtgagttgttttaaaaatacagcataagTACTAGAATTGGTGAATGCTTTGATTTACATACCAAGAAATGACATGAATAAAAAGAGCTTCTTATATTCAATAGAATTATAACTCCATTAACATAGATGTGGATGCCACttccatttatctattaattATGTGAGAACTAATACATGCAGATAGATACACAATATGACTGCGGCGTTCATATCAGTTACAGCTTCCCAGCTATGGCCCTGAGGAAATAGCAGCCTCCTAGGTCTCCATTCCTTTAAATAGAGATAGGAATAATAAAAGCTACCTTGTAATCTTGGGTCATATGAGAAAAGTACgaaataagaatttataaattataggGTACTCCACAAATATAGAGTAGCGGTATCTGATTAAGCAGGCAGCTATTAGGTATCCTCTcgtgtcttgtgtgtgtgttttttttaagatcatgtttaaaaataagcaaagaaacaaaacagagaaagaaatgggaagggCCCTGAAACGCACTCACTGTGTGACGTGGAGAAGACACGTAACTTCTCCTGACCTTCCTTGAACATCCAGTCCTGCTCCTAAGACCAGAAGAGTGTTGGACTGAATTATAAGATCCTCTTTTGGCAGCAGAAAAAGTTCAGCTTGCAGCGTCCTTTAATCCTCTCATCCTCCAAGCACATCTTCCTGCACTTGCCCCGACCAAGCCTGCACGGCTCGCAAACAGCAAACTCCCCTGCGCCAAGAAAGAGCTGCTGACACGGCTTTCCGGGAACTCTAAAAACGGGGGACATGACAAAGGCCACCAGCCAAGGAAGGGTTTGTATGGAtgattataaagaatattttcaagaaCCAGCCCAGATTTTTCAAAGAGCTCCTGCTTTTTGCAGGATGGAGTTGGGGAGAGTTAGttcttaaggaagaaataatcacAATTCCTGCTCCCCAAGTGCTTAGAATCTTGCGTGGAGCAAAAATAAGCCATGGGCAGAAGAAATGACATATATATTACAgaactataaaaatacataccTGACACCCCTGTGAAGTTTGCTGGGTGAAAATGGGAGGGATACCATGAGGTTTTGGAAAGATGCTTGAAGATGGCATTAAGAGACTAAGATTCAATTCTTGTTTGGAGCTCGTACGAGGTCTGCCCGGAATGTGTCcggccattgttaatataacaggAACGGTTACGTGGCGGGACACTTTCTGCACAGACCTTCTTATGTCCTCAGTAAACTCTcactctgttttctcacttgtcTAGTGGACATTCTAGAAGCACCTGACTACATTTTTAGTCTGTTTAGTGGTCAAATGGAATCATTTATGTGAGAATATTTTGGtcataatagtacctacctcataggggcGTTTTGCAGATGAAATGACGCAATCCCTGTAAAGTTGTTGAATAGAGTGTCTGGTACATAACAGGCACTCAATGACTAGTAGCAACCTGAGTGTTTCTTACTCTGAAATTCTGTCtaaacactttttaattttttttttttacaatttttctttcagtttacaATGTGCTTTCTTTCTGTAAAAGATGACTTCACAAAAAAAGATCTGTGGGCTATTCCTTATGAATAGCTCATCTGTAATCATGATGAGGTTTCACTGAGTCTCTCTGTTATTGGAGCCTTCTTCAACCAACAGCATGCATTTGTTTTTACTGGATTTAGGAGACGAGCTTGTGAGAGATGGGCAGGCATGTTCTCACAACAGTGCCAATTGGCTGGTAAAAGATTAAATCTATGACCTCAGTTTAGTTAGCGTCATGCGCTAATGGGAAGAGCCAGTGGGTACAAATGTCTATGGGCAAATTGCAGTCCAGTACTAAAGATAtttgtctgtgaaatggaaaaATCCAAATATGATACTGGGgacaagaggaaaagaagaaaatagagttAATGAACTGAGACAGTTCTAATTGCACTACTGTCTCTACCCCTCTTTCTCTCTAGAAGTCAGCAATAGCTAACAGGGCCAGAGCtcctaaaagaaaggaaaaattatatgcAAGGGATTTAACCTACCTCCTGGAAACGAGTAGGGGTAATCCATTCCTGCCTGGCACCCTAAATtcaaaacaacacacattttgaaagttaaaatcgacacaggaaaaaaaaaactgtataaaaCAGTATTCCCAACCCTACATGTGACATGGGATGTCAAGAGATGAGAGATCACAGAGTGGCAATCTGTTTCCCAAGCCAGCACTCCTGGCCACCAGCAAGACCAAATTAACACAAACAAAAGGTAAAGTATCATACGCAGTTTGCTCTTGGAAAATGCCATGGCAGGTCCAATCCCCGTGAGAGGCACCATGGAGGGTGGACCTTTGCTCTCAATTTCAGGGTGGTACTAGAAGATTCTTCAAACTTTATGATCCTCCCCATCAAAATCCCAtcaatttgcatttacctgacgGCAATTGAGCCAAAgtgaagaaaaatgcaaaaacaaaataaagcgtCTTCCTGCTCAGAGCCATCTTTGTGGAAGACTCTTTAGAAAGACGTTTGGGATTTCTTTGAGAAAACAAGAGGCTCATTTGTATTTAAAAGTAATGGGATATGCTCTTGGTCAGTGAAGTGAATCAATAAAGGAAGCACAATTATATGCCCCATTTCTCAGGATCAAGGGCTGATATCACAGATGGATGCCCATGAAGCCTTACATTCGGGGGAGTTTAACTGGTGTCGTGAGAACCCCAGGCTGGGAGTCGGGAGACCAGGGGTTATTCACGGGGCTGCCGTAGTCATCCAGGGATGAGGAGCTAATGACTCCATCTCTTCCAGCTTCCATCTTCTGGATGCAAATAAGAAGAAATTCACAAATTCTGCGGCCTCTCAAGGTTGTTGTAAGGATCTATCTAGCATGATTATGATGCAAAAGTGTTTTGAACATGTGGCATGCTTCAGGGGCCTGGTACCCTTAAAAGCTCAATCAATGTGGACTCTTCTTTTCCCagctttcatttttgttgttcagAAATACcacagggagaaagggagggggagCAGTCATTTTACAAATTAGCTCTGGATCCCTGTGCCTGTGACAACATCACTTAAGAGAGGAAAGCCGTGATTGCCACATCTTTTCAATTCATTAAGAACATGGGCATCAAAAGTCATATTCACATCACTGCCCCCCCCCAAATAAGTTGCctatatttctgttcttcattcctagaatttaaaacagaataattagaaaacattaaGACTACAAAGTCAGAGAGATGGACTTAGCAAGTGTATGACCTTGGATAGGTTGCTTGATTtgttgaacttcagtttcctaatccttaaaataaagatacaaaatgGTACATGCTTCCCAGGGTATTTCATAAGAGTAACCAATACTAAGGAGCATGGCCAGGTTTAGAAATCCAAACTGTCATCCCGATGTTCCTTCTTGGGAACTTTCCAAAATCAGAAAGACGGTACGCTATGGATGGAGTGACACCCACTGAGGTTTGTGGGCTCTACTCAGCAGAGCATGGAAAGTTTCTCATCCCTGACAAGCCTCACTGATCAAGATGTTATTTGTTCTGGAGAAACGTATAAATGTGGGTGTTCATGGCCCTTTCTCACGGACACTGTGCTGCTCTCTCAAGACCCTCCAGTCATGAGGACTTTCATCTTTCTCTCTGCTGTTCTCCTCTTTGTGGCCCCAGGTAACATGTGTATCTTGACAGGGAAGGGGAGCAGAGGTGGTTTCCCAGAGGGAGGGTCGACCTCAGTGAGCGTCCAGGCGTGACCAACCCTGGCATGCAAAGGCACCGTTGATGCAGTGGCCCTGAAGGGGACCATTTGCTGCAGGAGGAGACTTCCACCCTAATGCCTATTCCATAAATCCCTTGCATTTTCCATTATTATCTGGGAAGGGCTGTCACAggtttgaagaaataaaggaaggccAGGAAGGATGATTTTTGGTGCTTCCCaaaaaactgggggaaaaaaattaaaagcaagggTAGCAGTCTACGGACCTTTTAAGATATGGTTATGGTAGAGAttaagagaaggaagggagacaaagaaaggaaagaatgggagagaaaaggaatggAGCTTAGAGACACCTACGCATTCACCTCGGCGGGCACCAGATGAAACAGTGTAACTTAGACTGACATTCCTTAGTTACATACCATAAAGCTGCGTGCTGTGATAAAAACTACACATAAAATGCCTTTAATTCTCTAAGCCAGTGCCCTTAAGGAAAATTCTTTCCTACCTTCCGTTGAATGGTATTCAGGGCATCTTTTTTGGTTTGGACCgtccattttacatatattttgcagATGCAGAAATTGCACCTCAGATGGGCTGAACAGCTTCTCAGAGTCATACAGACAAGCAAGGGCGAAGCCAGGAGGGGAGGCCAACTCTGCTCTGCCCCAGTGAGAGGCAGTTAAGATGCCCTCCCCATGTCAGAGCTCTCTTCACTTGCTCCTGGGAAACTCCAGTGCCTCCATTAAGGCATAAGACTATACTCATCCAAAGTTCCAGAGAGCTGAAGAAAGGGCTTCTCAGAACCCATGATAAGTCCAAATTTGTGCCAGATGCTAGTGATACATTATTCCGGGAATAATGCTCAGAAATTTCACACCCGCTGTTTTGTGGCGAGCCCGTGTGAATAGATTCTGTGTGAGGATATGAGGCTCTAGGACCTACAGGGAACCTGGCTACATCCACCCCACTGGTGTTGATGTACACACTGGAAACTGACCAGGGGTGTCCTTTTCAGATCACTCATTATGAGTCAACACAAGacaaatttatttactataaaattatttaagatatttaaatgaaACCAATATATTAATGCACCATATGcgcacaaacatacacacacacactgtttccACATGGGCATCTGGAATGATCCATTGGAAGCCTGTGTGCACCAACACTCTTTACTTCCTGAGTCTGCCTGGTCATCACTGTGGATTGGATCCAGTACAAGGGTTCTTGTCAGAGTGAGGTCCTGCAGTTCTGGCCCGAGATAGCCTCACAGAATTATTGACAGAAGGGCAGAAAGAACATAGACCGGTGCAGTGGAAGCCAGGATTCACTAAGCTTTGAAACAGTGGGGCATTTGTACTTATGAACTGAGATACTGACCCTGGATAACGATTAGAGCATATGCTGGAACTAAGCCATCTGGTTGTTAAGTTTCACATAGATATGAATTAGGCACCTTTATATTTTGACGTTAAGTGCAATCTCTGTACATCTGACAGCTTCATTATATATACGCAAATTAGGCAACTCTAAAATGGTGATTCTGATGAGATATGTTGTCTATCCTTAATTTGAAGCAGACTGCTCATGTTATTGCTACTGAAGAAGTCCTGAGGCCAGAACTGTGCAAAATGACATTAGAAAAATCTTAAGGAACCATTCCCAGCATACTCCTCCTGCCCACTCCAAAGCACCTGCTGTCTACAGCTGGTGTTTTGATGGAATATGGAGAAGAAATCCTTTCCAGGCAGCTCATTTACTTTCTGTCtgcaataataaacatttttttctttttatatatttatccagTCTGAGCCATCACCCCAATCTCAGCTCTTGCTCTGCTCACAGCAAGTAGCGATCTTGGAGAGTCTGTTGCCGAACTCATGGACTCTGGAGGTGTTTGTAGGAACAAGTTGATAAATACCTCTACAGATTTTGATAGTGTGTGTTTCCCAAAGCCCCCACACAGCCTAATCTCAAATGCTGGAAGACAAATCTATTCTTCCAGGCATTTCACCCtgggtggaaaaaaagaaatatcaaatagGAAATATTTCCCAAGCCATCTCCTCTAACTGCAGGGTATGGCACTGTGACAGCTTGTAAAGAAATCTTCACCAACTCATTACATAACTGGTATCTAGATATGTCTGGAAAGAGAATTAATCCAGGTGGCTCCTTCCCTTGTGTAGCCAAGAATGAATTTTTTGGTGAGAAATGCAAGAAGCTTAATGGGCATTGCACACATTCTTGtcataaaaatgaagaacttGTTGCTCTCTGCCCGAAGTTCCTGAGTTGCTGCGTGCCTCACCAGCCATGTGGGACCGATAATGAAGATGACTAATTTTGAAGATGAGCTTCCCGGAGAAGCATCAATGACCTAGCTTCCTCTTTttatactttgataaaaataaatggctgTCTTTGATCAGTTTGTCAAATGCTTCATTTGGAGGAGAACGTGACTACCTAATCTTTATAGTCCCTCCACCCTGgcttattttgtataattttagagTAAAGAAATTCTTCCAAAGTCgtgatatttttcttaaatagggAAGGTAAATCAACAAACCTCTAGCTTGCACACAGGCAGTTGGCCCTAACCAACCTATtgagatgagagaaaaagaagaagaaggaaggaaggaagaaggaaaaaaggaaggaagggaggaaggaaggaaggaaaaaaggaaggaaagaaggaaggaaaataggaaggaaggaagaagaaaggaaggaaggaaggaagggtgggcCTTCCAGCCACAAGAACTGTGTGAGcagagaatttttattgtttataaatgacccagtgtaagtaaggtattttgttatagaagcatGAATGAACTAAGACAATTATCTAGTTTAAGTAAGAATTTCCTGTCAGGCTTCTAATGCTTAAGATCCAGTGTAGTTCCCCCCTGGGATGGAAACCTCGCCTTACTTCCATCTTAATTCCTCGAGATCAAGGTATTCAATCCTCTTAGAATCAATAACCCCTTGACAAAGTACTTCTTAATTACACTTTCTGTTTTGAGATAACTGTCGATGCCCATgcagttgcaaaaaaaaaaataatacacagagatTCCCAGATCTTTTACTAAATTTTTCTCAATAg is a window encoding:
- the DEFB105B gene encoding beta-defensin 105 isoform X7, with the protein product MALSRKTLYFVFAFFFTLAQLPSGCQAGMDYPYSFPGGIASFHLQNAPMRVPGKPCQQLFLGAGEFAVCEPCRLGRGKCRKMCLEDERIKGRCKLNFFCCQKRIL
- the DEFB105B gene encoding beta-defensin 105 isoform X1 gives rise to the protein MGRIIKFEESSSTTLKLRAKVHPPWCLSRGLDLPWHFPRANCGARQEWITPTRFQEEQDWMFKEGQEKLRVFSTSHRQPLRLHPQLSPGSPTAGAAPASLTCPWFPPHDAVVGVPAAAIFRVASSLHLCVSSFSNNSWSAAHIQFSPWNDLVHVHASEPHKVGFQWLCPDVTFLKTLWGSAYSCRRHRSCTLTWSQSSLSLSLILSSLLPWLPFRSFPSNVPLFPETPSPS
- the DEFB105B gene encoding beta-defensin 105 isoform X3; translated protein: MVPLTGIGPAMAFSKSKLRCQAGMDYPYSFPGGQPLRLHPQLSPGSPTAGAAPASLTCPWFPPHDAVVGVPAAAIFRVASSLHLCVSSFSNNSWSAAHIQFSPWNDLVHVHASEPHKVGFQWLCPDVTFLKTLWGSAYSCRRHRSCTLTWSQSSLSLSLILSSLLPWLPFRSFPSNVPLFPETPSPS
- the DEFB105B gene encoding beta-defensin 105 isoform X9, which gives rise to MALSRKTLYFVFAFFFTLAQLPSGCQAGMDYPYSFPGGEFAVCEPCRLGRGKCRKMCLEDERIKGRCKLNFFCCQKRIL
- the DEFB105B gene encoding beta-defensin 105 isoform X6; this translates as MSLLFSQRNPKRLSKESSTKMALSRKTLYFVFAFFFTLAQLPSGCQAGMDYPYSFPGGAGLDVQGRSGEVTCLLHVTQKYLREVGRVISGLTSLQLSNQVDYGEMRFLPGLHSEEAAAGLQNIMQLGYSPLISNTTLLD
- the DEFB105B gene encoding beta-defensin 105 isoform X5 encodes the protein MGRIIKFEESSSTTLKLRAKVHPPWCLSRGLDLPWHFPRANCGARQEWITPTRFQEEQDWMFKEGQEKLRVFSTSHRQPLRLHPQLSPGSPTAGAAPASLTCPWFPPHDAVVGVPAAAIFRVASSLHLCVSSFSNNSWSAAHIQFSPWNDLV
- the DEFB106B gene encoding beta-defensin 106; translated protein: MRTFIFLSAVLLFVAPAKNEFFGEKCKKLNGHCTHSCHKNEELVALCPKFLSCCVPHQPCGTDNEDD
- the DEFB105B gene encoding beta-defensin 105 isoform X2 codes for the protein MSLLFSQRNPKRLSKESSTKMALSRKTLYFVFAFFFTLAQLPSGCQAGMDYPYSFPGGQPLRLHPQLSPGSPTAGAAPASLTCPWFPPHDAVVGVPAAAIFRVASSLHLCVSSFSNNSWSAAHIQFSPWNDLVHVHASEPHKVGFQWLCPDVTFLKTLWGSAYSCRRHRSCTLTWSQSSLSLSLILSSLLPWLPFRSFPSNVPLFPETPSPS
- the DEFB105B gene encoding beta-defensin 105 isoform X4; the protein is MGRIIKFEESSSTTLKLRAKVHPPWCLSRGLDLPWHFPRANCGARQEWITPTRFQEEQDWMFKEGQEKLRVFSTSHRQPLRLHPQLSPGSPTAGAAPASLTCPWFPPHDAVVGVPAAAIFRVASSLHLCVSSFSNNSWSAAHIQFSPWNDLEVPEGGGTCDIWSYEPTAEQSGGLWGDALPPRSPQ
- the DEFB105B gene encoding beta-defensin 105 isoform X8 is translated as MSLLFSQRNPKRLSKESSTKMALSRKTLYFVFAFFFTLAQLPSGCQAGMDYPYSFPGGAGLDVQGRSGEVTCLLHVTQTAPASASSALTRQSHCRCSSCQPHLPLVSPTRCGSRGSSCGYL